One segment of Chlorocebus sabaeus isolate Y175 chromosome 26, mChlSab1.0.hap1, whole genome shotgun sequence DNA contains the following:
- the SERF2 gene encoding small EDRK-rich factor 2 isoform X3, with protein MTRGNQRELARQKNMKKQSDSVKGKRRDDGLSAAARKQSAPSSLPPGTRRSCSRSRKRQTRRRRNPSSFVASCPTLLPFACVPGASPTTLAFPPVVLTGPSTDGIPFALSLQRVPFVLPSPQVASLPLGHSRG; from the exons ATGACCC GCGGTAACCAGCGTGAGCTCGCCCGCCAGAAGAATATGAAAAAGCAGAGCGACTCGGTTAAGGGAAAGCGCCGAGATGACGGGCTTTCTGCTGCCGCCCGCAAGCAGAG TGCCCCATCATCTCTACCCCCAGGGACTCGGAGATCATGCAGCAGAAGCAGAAAAAGGCAAACGAGAAGAAGGAGGAACCCAAGTAGCTTTGTGGCTTCGTGTCCAACCCTCTTGCCCTTCGCCTGTGTGCCTGGAGCCAGTCCCACCACGCTCGCGTTTCCTCCTGTAGTGCTCACAGGTCCCAGCACCGATGGCATTCCCTTTGCCCTGAGTCTGCAGCGGGTCCCTTTTGTGCTTccttcccctcaggtagcctctCTCCCCCTGGGCCACTCCCGGGGGTGA
- the SERF2 gene encoding small EDRK-rich factor 2 isoform X1: MTRGNQRELARQKNMKKQSDSVKGKRRDDGLSAAARKQRDSEIMQQKQKKANEKKEEPK, encoded by the exons ATGACCC GCGGTAACCAGCGTGAGCTCGCCCGCCAGAAGAATATGAAAAAGCAGAGCGACTCGGTTAAGGGAAAGCGCCGAGATGACGGGCTTTCTGCTGCCGCCCGCAAGCAGAG GGACTCGGAGATCATGCAGCAGAAGCAGAAAAAGGCAAACGAGAAGAAGGAGGAACCCAAGTAG
- the SERF2 gene encoding small EDRK-rich factor 2 isoform X2, producing MKKQSDSVKGKRRDDGLSAAARKQRDSEIMQQKQKKANEKKEEPK from the exons ATGAAAAAGCAGAGCGACTCGGTTAAGGGAAAGCGCCGAGATGACGGGCTTTCTGCTGCCGCCCGCAAGCAGAG GGACTCGGAGATCATGCAGCAGAAGCAGAAAAAGGCAAACGAGAAGAAGGAGGAACCCAAGTAG
- the SERINC4 gene encoding serine incorporator 4 has product MVGAKAGPSPSTSLGLAQQRSGGSSVLVKSPFCQVCCCGPAPCASCCHSRWPSLTASTCSRLFYILLHVGASAICCLLLSRTVVERVWGKTHRIQMPSGLCAHLFGLSDCPVLSGSGAVYRVCAGTATFHLLQAVLLVHLHSPTSPRAQLHNSFWLLKLLFLLGLCALAFCIPDEHLFPAWHYIGICGGFAFILLQLVLITAFAHSWNKNWQTGAAQDCSWFLAVLLATLGFYSMAGVGAVLLFRYYTHPAGCLLNKMLLSLHLCFCGLISFFSIAPCIRLKQPRSGLLQASVISCYIMYLTFSALSSRPPERVILQGQNHTLCLPGLSKTEPQTPDTSLAVLSAGIMYACVLFACNEASYLAEVFGPLWIVKVYRYEFQKPSLCFCCPEIVEADEGQRGGAARPADQETPPAPPVQVQHLSYNYSAFHFVFFLASLYVMVTLTNWFSYEGAELEKTFIKGSWATFWVKVASCWACVLLYLGLLLAPLCWSPTQKPQPLLLRRRRHHRIISPDNKYPPV; this is encoded by the exons ATGGTGGGTGCCAAGGCcggccccagccccagcaccTCCCTGGGCCTGGCACAGCAGCGCAGCGGAGGCAGCAGTGTCCTAGTGAAAAGCCCCTTCTGTCAG GTGTGCTGCTGTGGGCCTGCTCCTTGTGCCAGCTGCTGCCACTCTAGGTGGCCCTCTCTCACCGCATCCACTTGCAGCCGCCTGTTCTACATCCTCCTCCATGTGGGGGCCTCAGCAATCTGCTGCCTCCTGCTGTCAAGGACAGTAGTGGAAAGGGTGTGGGGCAAGACACACAGG atCCAGATGCCCTCGGGGTTGTGTGCCCACCTGTTTGGCCTCTCTGACTGTCCAGTGCTCAGTGGCTCTGGGGCTGTGTACCGAGTATGTGCAGGAACCGCCACCTTCCACCTGCTGCAGGCTGTGTTGCTGGTCCACCTCCACTCCCCCACCAGCCCGCGGGCACAGCTGCATAATAG CTTCTGGCTCCTCAAGCTGCTGTTCCTGTTAGGTCTCTGTGCTCTTGCCTTCTGCATTCCTGATGAGCATCTCTTCCCAG CGTGGCATTACATTGGCATCTGTGGAGGCTTTGCATTCATCCTACTGCAGTTGGTGCTTAttacagcttttgcccattcctGGAACAAGAACTG GCAGACAGGTGCAGCTCAAGACTGCAGCTGGTTCCTGGCTGTCCTGCTGGCCACCCTAGGATTCTACAGCATGGCAGGTGTGGGAGCTGTGCTCCTATTCCGCTACTATACACACCCAGCTGGCTGCCTGCTCAACAAGATGCTCCTCAGTCTGCACCTTTGCTTCTGTGGCCTCATCTCCTTCTTCTCCATCGCTCCTTGCATCCGCCTCA AGCAACCCCGCTCTGGCCTTCTACAAGCTTCTGTCATCAGCTGCTACATCATGTATCTGACTTTCTCTGCGCTGTCCAGCCGTCCTCCAGAGAGAG TAATCCTTCAAGGACAGAATCACACCCTGTGCCTCCCTGGCCTGAGTAAAACGGAACCCCAAACACCAGATACCTCTCTAGCAGTGCTGAGTGCTGGCATCATGTATGCTTGTGTGCTTTTTGCTTG CAATGAGGCCTCCTACCTGGCTGAGGTATTTGGACCCTTGTGGATTGTCAAGGTTTACCGCTATGAGTTTCAG AAGCCCTCACTGTGTTTCTGCTGCCCTGAAATAGTGGAGGCAGACGAAG GGCAAAGGGGTGGTGCTGCTAGGCCAGCTGACCAAGAGACCCCTCCAGCTCCTCCAGTCCAAGTCCAGCATCTTTCCTACAACTATTCTGCCTTCCATTTCGTCTTCTTCCTTGCCTCACTCTATGTCATGGTTACCCTTACCAACTGGTTCAG CTATGAGGGAGCAGAACTGGAAAAGACCTTCATCAAGGGTAGCTGGGCCACCTTCTGGGTCAAAGTTGCCTCATGCTGGGCCTGCGTACTCCTCTATCTGGGGCTGTTACTGGCACCACTCTGTTGGTCCCCCACCCAGAAACCCCAGCCCCTTCTCTTGAGGCGCCGCCGCCACCACCGCATCATATCCCCAGATAACAAATATCCTCCAGTCTAA
- the HYPK gene encoding huntingtin-interacting protein K isoform X2 — protein MQRRGEIDMATEGDVELELETETSGPERPPEKPRKHDSGAADLERVTDYAEEKEIQSSNLETGERTGKSHYQEGRFGADSE, from the exons ATGCAGCGACGTGGTGAGATAGATATGGCGACTGAGGGGGATGTGGAGCTGGAGTTAGAGACTGAGACCAGTGGACCAGAGCGGCCTCCCGAGAAGCCACGGAAGCATGACAGCGGTGCCGCGGACTTGGAGCGGGTCACCGACTATGCGGAGGAGAAGGAAATCCAGAGTTCCAATCTGGAGACG GGAGAAAGAACTGGCAAAAGTCACTATCAAGAAGGAAGATTTGGAGCTGATAGTGAGTAG
- the HYPK gene encoding huntingtin-interacting protein K isoform X1 → MQRRGEIDMATEGDVELELETETSGPERPPEKPRKHDSGAADLERVTDYAEEKEIQSSNLETAMSVIGDRRSREQKAKQEREKELAKVTIKKEDLELIMTEMEISRAAAERSLREHMGNVVEALIALTN, encoded by the exons ATGCAGCGACGTGGTGAGATAGATATGGCGACTGAGGGGGATGTGGAGCTGGAGTTAGAGACTGAGACCAGTGGACCAGAGCGGCCTCCCGAGAAGCCACGGAAGCATGACAGCGGTGCCGCGGACTTGGAGCGGGTCACCGACTATGCGGAGGAGAAGGAAATCCAGAGTTCCAATCTGGAGACG GCCATGTCTGTGATTGGAGACAGAAGGTCCCGGGAGCAGAAAGCCAAACAGGAGCG GGAGAAAGAACTGGCAAAAGTCACTATCAAGAAGGAAGATTTGGAGCTGATA ATGACGGAGATGGAGATATCTCGAGCAGCAGCAGAACGCAGCTTGCGGGAACACATGGGCAACGTGGTAGAGGCGCTTATTGCCCTAACCAACTGA